In Brevibacillus brevis, a genomic segment contains:
- the pdxS gene encoding pyridoxal 5'-phosphate synthase lyase subunit PdxS, whose product MVQVGTSRVKKGMAEMQKGGVIMDVVNAEQAKIAEAAGAVAVMALERVPSDIRAAGGVARMADLSIVEEVLNAVSIPVMAKARIGHFVEARVLESMGVDYLDESEVLTPADDLYHINKKDFTVPFVCGARDLGEALRRIGEGASMIRTKGEPGTGNIVEAVRHMRTMMAQIRKVQAMSYDELMAEAKNLGAPYELLEQVHKTGKLSVVNFAAGGVATPADAALMMQLGSDGVFVGSGIFKSENPEKFARAIVEATTHYDDYELIARVSKGLGSAMTGIEISKIREADRMQERGW is encoded by the coding sequence ATGGTACAAGTAGGAACATCCCGCGTAAAAAAAGGTATGGCTGAAATGCAAAAGGGCGGCGTCATCATGGACGTCGTGAATGCGGAGCAGGCGAAGATTGCGGAAGCTGCCGGGGCTGTTGCGGTCATGGCATTGGAGCGCGTGCCCTCCGACATTCGCGCGGCGGGCGGCGTAGCTCGTATGGCTGATCTGAGCATTGTGGAAGAAGTGTTGAATGCTGTATCGATTCCTGTCATGGCCAAAGCGCGTATCGGCCATTTCGTGGAAGCGCGTGTTCTGGAGTCCATGGGCGTGGATTACCTCGATGAAAGCGAAGTACTGACCCCTGCGGACGATTTGTACCATATCAATAAAAAAGACTTCACGGTTCCGTTCGTATGTGGTGCCCGCGACCTGGGTGAAGCGCTGCGCCGCATCGGCGAAGGGGCATCCATGATCCGGACCAAGGGCGAGCCGGGAACTGGGAACATCGTGGAAGCCGTTCGCCATATGCGTACGATGATGGCACAGATTCGCAAAGTCCAGGCGATGTCCTACGACGAGCTGATGGCCGAAGCGAAAAATCTGGGTGCGCCTTACGAGCTGCTGGAGCAAGTGCACAAAACAGGGAAGCTGTCGGTCGTCAACTTCGCAGCAGGCGGCGTAGCAACTCCTGCGGATGCGGCCCTGATGATGCAGCTCGGTTCTGATGGCGTATTCGTCGGCTCCGGTATCTTCAAATCCGAAAATCCGGAGAAATTCGCCCGCGCGATCGTGGAAGCGACGACCCACTACGACGATTACGAATTGATCGCCCGCGTATCCAAAGGTTTGGGAAGTGCGATGACCGGCATCGAAATTTCCAAAATCCGTGAAGCCGATCGCATGCAAGAGCGCGGCTGGTAA
- a CDS encoding D-alanyl-D-alanine carboxypeptidase family protein has product MKRKTWTKRLTGLFLSVAVFATAMGGAATKADAAPEANLQLAAKSAILLEASTGKILYSMNPDIPLPPASMSKMMSEYLVQEAVKQKKISWDEQVPVSEYAFYVAKISDASGVYLNMGESFSVRDLYKAMAVVSANDATVLLAEKVAGSEANFVQMMNKKAKELGMTNTSFVTSTGLPANELGPYSVQTDQVENLMSARDSAILARALIRDFPEALEVSKIPRLTFRPSKPNEKKANYNWMLPDLNNYYPGVDGLKTGYTALAKYCFTGTATRDNMRLISVVMGADSETKRFVETKKMFDYGFSNFKLTKQMDKGATVKGFETAPLKNGVDLTVGAVTGKEVNVVTKIGSDAKFTPTVTFQNLTAPIKQGQVIGKLALKEEGAKDSDYLQPEDAQNAGVDIVASQEVEEGSWIRLFFRSIIQFFSNLFSSATGK; this is encoded by the coding sequence ATGAAACGAAAGACATGGACCAAGCGATTAACAGGTCTGTTCCTTTCTGTCGCTGTATTTGCTACAGCCATGGGAGGAGCCGCGACGAAGGCCGATGCAGCACCCGAAGCCAATCTACAACTGGCAGCCAAATCTGCCATTCTCTTAGAAGCATCCACGGGGAAAATTTTGTACAGCATGAATCCGGACATACCATTACCTCCTGCCAGCATGAGTAAAATGATGTCGGAGTATTTGGTGCAAGAGGCCGTCAAGCAAAAGAAGATCAGCTGGGACGAGCAAGTGCCGGTAAGCGAGTACGCTTTTTATGTAGCGAAGATCTCTGACGCATCCGGTGTCTACTTGAATATGGGAGAGTCGTTTTCCGTCCGAGACTTGTACAAGGCGATGGCTGTCGTATCGGCAAACGATGCTACCGTGCTGTTGGCCGAAAAAGTAGCCGGCAGCGAAGCCAACTTCGTGCAAATGATGAACAAGAAGGCAAAAGAACTGGGCATGACCAACACCTCGTTTGTGACTTCTACAGGGCTGCCCGCGAACGAACTGGGGCCGTACTCCGTTCAAACCGATCAGGTGGAAAACCTGATGTCTGCCCGTGACTCGGCGATTCTCGCCCGTGCTTTGATCCGCGATTTCCCGGAAGCGCTCGAGGTATCCAAAATTCCTCGTCTGACGTTCCGTCCAAGTAAGCCAAATGAGAAAAAAGCAAACTACAACTGGATGCTTCCTGATCTGAACAACTACTACCCAGGCGTGGACGGTTTGAAGACCGGATATACCGCCCTTGCAAAGTATTGCTTCACCGGTACGGCAACTCGCGACAACATGCGCCTCATTTCCGTCGTCATGGGTGCCGATAGCGAAACCAAACGCTTTGTGGAAACGAAAAAGATGTTCGACTACGGTTTCAGCAACTTCAAGCTCACGAAGCAAATGGACAAGGGTGCCACCGTCAAAGGCTTCGAGACCGCTCCTTTGAAAAACGGTGTGGATCTGACAGTGGGCGCAGTAACCGGCAAAGAAGTAAACGTAGTGACCAAAATCGGTTCGGATGCGAAATTCACTCCGACCGTCACCTTCCAGAACCTCACCGCTCCAATCAAGCAAGGCCAAGTGATCGGTAAGCTGGCCTTGAAAGAAGAAGGAGCAAAGGACAGCGATTACCTGCAGCCGGAGGACGCTCAAAACGCGGGCGTAGACATCGTGGCAAGTCAGGAAGTCGAGGAAGGCAGCTGGATTCGCCTGTTCTTCCGCAGCATCATCCAATTTTTCAGCAATCTGTTCAGCAGTGCCACAGGCAAGTAA
- a CDS encoding YaaC family protein, which translates to MEHADRLAFQNSTRFLYFWKQARQYYRTAETAELSVRPLLLFYGSAHLLKGMLLTRDPAYPQNSRVLQHGVTTRRLKRSTYSLIEDEIRPQKEGFFAHLAHVFELSPLQDRYVVRELVTSMPGVSQTIALLTHAQPLWLRLKLNSCIHSPSADSADGHSMGSCESWMSIVFPEKQDGPLAYSCDTFAQYIRRLAPAGWHAERLHWKKGTGKELLLPHSALYTLEQHPLFRVLGDELFFWNGSANTLPLPEWASHYLLLYLLSMLCRYETEWWGEITFTHDYAERVLLEEFLEYHIESFPTVIMRQVQQKNSLYAHP; encoded by the coding sequence TTGGAACACGCCGATCGGTTAGCCTTTCAAAACAGCACGCGTTTCCTCTATTTTTGGAAGCAAGCCCGACAATATTACAGGACTGCCGAAACAGCCGAACTATCTGTACGGCCGTTGCTCCTATTTTATGGTTCTGCCCATTTGCTAAAAGGAATGCTTTTGACCCGTGATCCCGCCTATCCGCAAAACAGCCGGGTGCTTCAGCATGGGGTTACGACCAGGAGGCTCAAGCGCAGCACGTACTCATTGATTGAGGACGAGATCCGACCGCAAAAAGAGGGTTTTTTTGCCCATCTTGCCCATGTATTCGAGCTTTCTCCTTTGCAGGACCGCTATGTCGTCCGCGAACTTGTGACCTCGATGCCCGGGGTCAGCCAGACGATCGCTTTGCTCACCCATGCCCAACCGCTCTGGCTTCGCCTGAAGCTGAACTCATGCATCCATTCGCCTTCAGCGGACTCTGCCGACGGGCATTCTATGGGTTCATGCGAGTCCTGGATGTCCATCGTTTTCCCGGAAAAACAGGACGGCCCTTTGGCTTACTCGTGCGATACGTTTGCGCAGTACATCCGCCGCCTGGCACCTGCTGGGTGGCATGCAGAACGACTTCATTGGAAAAAGGGAACGGGCAAAGAACTGCTCCTTCCTCATTCCGCCCTTTATACCCTGGAGCAACATCCCTTGTTCCGTGTTCTGGGTGATGAACTGTTTTTTTGGAACGGTTCCGCAAACACGCTGCCCCTTCCTGAATGGGCCAGCCATTACTTGCTGCTATACCTGCTCAGCATGCTCTGCCGTTACGAAACAGAGTGGTGGGGCGAAATCACGTTCACTCATGATTACGCAGAGCGTGTCCTTCTTGAGGAGTTTCTGGAGTACCACATCGAATCTTTTCCCACTGTTATTATGAGGCAAGTTCAACAAAAAAACTCGCTCTATGCGCATCCGTGA
- the serS gene encoding serine--tRNA ligase, with product MLDVKVLRQDLEEVRRRLAHRNEDISALDQFAEVDEKRRQLIQEADTLKNKRNTVSEQVAVMKRNKENADHLIAEMKEVNERIKALDEELRQLDEQLEFILLSLPNLPHESVPVGTSEDDNVVAWTWGEPRQFDFEPKPHWDLASQAGILDFEAAAKVTGSRFVFYKGMGARLERALMNFMLDLHANEHGYEEVIPPYIVNRTSMTGTGQLPKFEEDAFKLEGPDYFLIPTAEVPVTNMHRDEIMDGADLPRYYAAYSACFRSEAGSAGRDTRGLIRQHQFNKVELVKFVKPEESYDELDKLVKNAEKVLQLLGLPYRVLSMCTGDLGFTAAKKFDLEVWIPSNNMYREISSCSNFEDYQARRANIRFRRDTKSKPEFVHTLNGSGLAIGRTVAAILENYQEADGTIVIPEVLRPYMGGVEKISPK from the coding sequence ATGTTGGACGTAAAAGTATTGCGCCAGGATCTGGAGGAAGTAAGACGCCGCTTGGCCCATCGCAATGAAGATATTTCGGCATTGGACCAATTTGCGGAAGTGGACGAAAAACGCCGCCAGCTGATTCAGGAAGCGGATACGTTGAAAAACAAGCGAAATACCGTCTCGGAGCAAGTGGCGGTGATGAAGCGCAACAAGGAAAACGCAGACCATTTGATCGCCGAAATGAAAGAAGTAAACGAACGCATCAAAGCGCTGGACGAAGAGCTGCGTCAGCTGGATGAGCAGCTGGAATTCATCTTGCTGAGCCTGCCAAACCTGCCGCATGAAAGCGTTCCGGTAGGCACTTCGGAAGACGACAACGTGGTCGCTTGGACATGGGGAGAGCCGCGGCAGTTTGATTTTGAACCAAAGCCGCACTGGGATCTGGCCAGCCAGGCAGGGATTCTCGATTTTGAGGCAGCGGCAAAAGTAACCGGCAGCCGTTTCGTATTTTACAAAGGCATGGGCGCTCGTCTGGAGCGTGCCCTGATGAACTTCATGCTCGATTTGCACGCCAATGAACACGGCTACGAAGAAGTCATCCCGCCGTACATCGTCAACCGCACGAGCATGACGGGGACCGGGCAATTGCCTAAGTTCGAAGAGGACGCGTTCAAACTGGAAGGACCGGATTATTTCCTGATCCCGACAGCGGAAGTTCCGGTGACCAACATGCACCGTGACGAGATCATGGATGGAGCAGACCTGCCTCGCTACTATGCGGCGTACAGCGCTTGTTTCCGTTCGGAAGCGGGCTCGGCTGGGCGCGACACGCGCGGACTCATTCGCCAGCATCAGTTCAACAAAGTCGAACTGGTCAAATTCGTCAAGCCGGAGGAATCGTACGACGAGCTGGACAAATTGGTGAAAAACGCAGAGAAAGTCCTGCAGCTCCTCGGATTGCCATACCGGGTCCTCTCGATGTGCACGGGCGACCTCGGCTTTACGGCTGCCAAGAAGTTTGACCTCGAAGTATGGATTCCAAGCAACAACATGTACCGGGAAATCTCGTCGTGCTCGAATTTCGAAGATTACCAGGCTCGTCGTGCGAATATCCGCTTCCGCCGCGACACCAAATCGAAGCCGGAATTCGTGCATACACTGAATGGATCGGGCCTCGCGATTGGCCGAACCGTCGCTGCCATTTTGGAAAACTACCAGGAGGCGGACGGCACGATCGTCATTCCGGAGGTGCTGCGTCCGTATATGGGCGGAGTCGAAAAGATCTCGCCGAAATAA
- a CDS encoding tyrosine-type recombinase/integrase gives MKDPLTEDEVRLLLQQPNQRQYAQYRDYVMLMLFIDSGMRVQEVCALDVEDIDLTTRCVHLPASKNKNRKSRVILLSAEVIRLLQELITETRQYFDTNVLFVSNFGERLTPDGIRTNIKKYAKRAGLRKTVSPHAFRRFYAKHSALNGMDLFSLQRILGHADITTTRRYIQLNNEDLVQQHNQYSPLSNVLRKKRREY, from the coding sequence TTGAAAGACCCTTTGACCGAAGATGAAGTCCGATTGCTACTTCAACAGCCAAATCAGCGACAGTATGCCCAATATCGTGATTATGTGATGCTCATGCTGTTTATCGACAGCGGAATGAGGGTTCAAGAGGTGTGCGCCCTTGATGTTGAGGATATTGACCTTACTACCAGATGTGTTCACTTGCCAGCAAGCAAAAATAAAAATCGGAAATCGAGGGTAATCCTGTTATCAGCGGAAGTCATTCGCCTTCTACAAGAATTGATTACCGAGACACGGCAATATTTCGATACTAATGTCCTTTTTGTCAGCAACTTTGGTGAGAGATTAACACCTGATGGCATAAGAACAAATATCAAAAAATACGCGAAGAGAGCGGGACTTAGAAAGACTGTGTCTCCTCACGCATTTCGAAGGTTTTACGCGAAGCATTCTGCCTTGAACGGAATGGATTTGTTTTCATTACAGCGGATACTGGGACACGCTGATATCACCACCACAAGGCGTTATATACAGCTCAATAATGAGGATTTGGTCCAGCAGCATAATCAGTATAGTCCCTTGTCTAATGTTCTGAGAAAGAAAAGAAGAGAATACTAA
- the istB gene encoding IS21-like element helper ATPase IstB, producing MREELAKVCKTLHLAHVMETYEQVPFEDRESFLLGVLRMEIQRREETKLKRLIKKAAFPQLKTLEDYAFEAVTLPETCTKEGLIDLRFLERKENVLMLGKVGTGKTHLATALGVEACRRGYAVRFFRVPDLVALLQEKHANGALMRFQKELADCELLILDEVGFVPFHQTGAELLFHVISACYERNSVIVTSNLEFGQWNTVFGDTRLTAALVDRLVHHAHILAFTGESYRLRHALSSMKSS from the coding sequence ATGAGAGAAGAGCTGGCAAAGGTGTGCAAAACTTTGCATTTGGCGCATGTGATGGAAACCTATGAACAGGTGCCGTTTGAAGATCGGGAGAGCTTCTTGCTGGGAGTCTTGCGGATGGAGATTCAACGGCGGGAGGAGACAAAGCTGAAGCGACTGATAAAGAAAGCCGCGTTTCCCCAACTGAAGACACTGGAAGATTACGCTTTTGAGGCAGTCACCTTACCGGAAACATGTACAAAGGAGGGATTGATCGACCTACGTTTTTTGGAGCGCAAGGAAAATGTGCTGATGCTGGGAAAAGTGGGCACGGGGAAGACCCATCTGGCAACAGCGCTTGGCGTAGAGGCGTGCCGAAGGGGATATGCCGTTCGATTCTTCCGTGTTCCCGATCTGGTTGCGCTCTTGCAGGAAAAACACGCGAATGGGGCACTGATGCGGTTTCAAAAAGAACTGGCAGACTGTGAGTTGTTGATTTTGGACGAGGTTGGGTTTGTTCCCTTTCACCAAACGGGGGCTGAGCTGTTGTTTCATGTTATCTCGGCCTGCTATGAGAGAAACAGTGTGATTGTGACGTCGAATTTGGAGTTTGGGCAGTGGAATACGGTGTTTGGAGATACGCGATTGACGGCAGCCCTTGTGGATCGCCTCGTCCACCACGCCCATATTCTGGCGTTTACCGGAGAAAGCTACCGACTGCGCCATGCTCTATCCAGCATGAAGTCTTCCTAA
- the guaB gene encoding IMP dehydrogenase, giving the protein MREDKFVKEGLTFDDVLLIPARSEVLPRDVDLKTRLSDSVILNIPLISAGMDTVTESALAIAMARQGGIGIIHKNMTVEQQASEVDRVKRSESGVITNPFSLTQNHTVQDADALMGKYRISGVPIVDEGNRLIGILTNRDLRFVHDFSTPIREVMTKDNLVTAPVGTTLHQAEAILQKHKIEKLPLVDEQNILKGLITIKDIEKAIQYPNAAKDPQGRLLCGAAVGVSADTFDRSAALVKAGVDVLVVDTAHGHSKGVIETVKELRKLYPELTIVAGNVATGEATRDLIEAGASVVKVGIGPGSICTTRVVAGIGVPQITAIHDCARVAREYNIPIIADGGIKYSGDLPKAIAAGASAIMIGSLFAGTEESPGEFEIFQGRRFKVYRGMGSIGAMKAGSKDRYFQENEQKLVPEGIEGRVPYKGPLADVTYQLIGGLRAGMGYCGAKTINDLIENAQFVRITGAGLRESHPHDVQITKEAPNYSIS; this is encoded by the coding sequence GTGCGGGAAGATAAATTTGTAAAAGAGGGTCTAACATTTGATGACGTATTGCTCATTCCGGCAAGATCGGAAGTGTTGCCAAGGGATGTTGACTTAAAAACGAGATTGAGCGATTCCGTTATTTTGAACATTCCCCTGATCAGTGCCGGCATGGATACGGTGACGGAATCAGCCCTTGCCATTGCGATGGCGCGCCAGGGCGGTATCGGGATCATCCATAAAAATATGACCGTCGAGCAGCAGGCGAGTGAAGTCGACCGCGTCAAACGCTCGGAAAGCGGAGTCATCACCAATCCGTTTTCGTTGACCCAAAACCATACGGTGCAGGACGCTGATGCGCTGATGGGCAAATACCGCATTTCCGGGGTGCCAATCGTAGACGAGGGAAACCGCCTGATTGGGATTTTGACGAACCGCGACCTTCGTTTCGTGCACGATTTCTCTACGCCTATCCGTGAAGTGATGACCAAGGACAACCTGGTGACTGCACCGGTAGGGACGACCCTCCACCAGGCGGAAGCCATCCTGCAAAAGCATAAGATCGAAAAGCTTCCATTGGTGGACGAGCAGAACATCCTCAAAGGCCTGATCACCATCAAGGACATCGAAAAGGCGATCCAATATCCGAATGCGGCGAAAGACCCGCAAGGCCGCCTGTTGTGTGGTGCAGCGGTAGGTGTATCCGCCGACACGTTCGATCGCTCGGCTGCTTTGGTCAAAGCGGGTGTGGACGTGCTGGTAGTGGATACCGCGCATGGCCATTCCAAAGGGGTCATCGAGACCGTCAAGGAATTGAGAAAGCTGTATCCGGAGCTCACCATCGTGGCAGGGAACGTCGCCACAGGGGAAGCGACACGCGACCTGATCGAAGCTGGGGCTTCCGTCGTAAAGGTCGGGATCGGTCCCGGCTCGATTTGTACCACTCGTGTAGTAGCAGGTATCGGGGTTCCGCAAATTACCGCGATTCACGACTGTGCCCGTGTAGCTCGAGAGTACAATATTCCAATTATTGCCGACGGGGGCATCAAATACTCGGGCGATTTGCCAAAAGCGATTGCAGCCGGCGCTTCCGCTATTATGATCGGCAGCTTGTTTGCGGGTACCGAGGAAAGCCCGGGAGAATTTGAGATCTTCCAGGGCCGCCGCTTCAAGGTATACCGCGGGATGGGATCCATTGGCGCCATGAAAGCAGGCAGCAAGGATCGTTACTTCCAGGAAAATGAGCAAAAGCTGGTTCCAGAGGGAATCGAGGGACGCGTCCCTTACAAAGGACCGTTGGCAGACGTGACCTATCAGCTGATTGGTGGATTGCGTGCAGGCATGGGGTATTGCGGAGCGAAAACAATCAACGATCTAATCGAAAACGCCCAGTTTGTGCGCATCACCGGTGCCGGCCTTCGTGAAAGCCACCCGCATGACGTGCAGATTACGAAGGAAGCTCCAAACTACTCAATTTCCTAA
- the pdxT gene encoding pyridoxal 5'-phosphate synthase glutaminase subunit PdxT: MKIGVLALQGAVAEHVGMLEQAGATAVAVKKVEELDDLDGLVIPGGESTTIGKLMNKYGFMEAIRRFGAEKKPIFGTCAGAILLANRVNGQEEAHLGLMDMKVERNAFGRQKESFEVTMPVAGVAADYPMVFIRAPYIMEVGENGQVLAKYEEKIVAARDRHYLAAAFHPELTDDIRLHRYFLDMVREYRS; the protein is encoded by the coding sequence ATGAAAATCGGTGTACTGGCCTTGCAAGGAGCGGTAGCAGAGCACGTAGGCATGCTGGAGCAAGCGGGAGCTACGGCCGTTGCCGTGAAGAAGGTGGAAGAGCTCGACGATTTGGACGGACTGGTCATTCCGGGCGGAGAGAGCACGACGATCGGCAAGCTGATGAACAAGTACGGCTTCATGGAAGCGATCCGCCGATTTGGAGCAGAGAAGAAACCGATTTTCGGGACATGTGCCGGAGCGATCCTCCTGGCGAACCGGGTCAACGGCCAGGAGGAAGCTCATCTTGGCCTGATGGATATGAAAGTGGAGCGCAATGCGTTTGGCCGGCAAAAGGAAAGCTTTGAGGTAACGATGCCTGTAGCGGGTGTGGCCGCTGATTACCCGATGGTGTTTATCCGAGCGCCTTATATCATGGAAGTCGGGGAAAACGGTCAGGTGCTGGCGAAATACGAAGAAAAAATCGTAGCAGCGCGGGATCGGCACTATCTGGCGGCGGCCTTTCATCCGGAATTGACCGATGATATTCGGTTGCATCGATACTTCCTCGATATGGTGAGGGAGTATCGCAGCTAA
- the aceA gene encoding isocitrate lyase: MGKQTKQEAIQQLEQSWKSERFQGITRTYTAEDVVRLRGSVQIEHTLARLGAERLWQLLHSEHHIKALGALTGNQAIQQVKAGLKAIYLSGWQVAADANLSGQMYPDQSLYPANSVPHVVKRINQALQRADQIDQSEGGTDTYWFAPIVADAEAGFGGPLNVFELMKSMIEAGAAGVHFEDQLASEKKCGHMGGKVLIPTQAAVRNLISARFAADVMGVPTIIVARTDANGAFLITSDIDEQDRPFLTGERTPEGFFRLRGGLDAAIARGLAYAPYADLIWCETSEPNLEEARRFAEAIHAKYPGKLLAYNCSPSFNWKKKLDEASIARFQEELGEMGYKFQFVTLAGFHALNYSMFELARGYRDRGMAAYSELQQAEFASEVHGYTATRHQREVGTGYFDEVAQVIAGGNSSTTALTGSTEEEQFAHQ; encoded by the coding sequence ATGGGCAAACAAACCAAGCAAGAAGCGATTCAGCAGCTGGAGCAAAGCTGGAAATCCGAGCGTTTCCAGGGGATTACCCGTACTTACACCGCAGAAGACGTGGTCCGTCTGCGCGGATCTGTCCAGATCGAACATACCTTGGCCCGCCTCGGTGCCGAGCGGCTGTGGCAGCTGCTCCATAGCGAGCACCACATCAAGGCGTTGGGCGCTCTTACCGGGAATCAGGCTATCCAACAGGTCAAAGCGGGGCTGAAGGCGATTTACCTCAGCGGCTGGCAAGTGGCGGCAGATGCCAATCTCTCCGGGCAAATGTACCCCGATCAAAGTCTTTACCCAGCCAACAGCGTGCCCCATGTCGTCAAGCGCATCAATCAGGCGCTGCAGCGCGCCGACCAAATCGATCAGTCGGAGGGTGGTACGGACACTTACTGGTTTGCGCCGATCGTGGCTGACGCCGAGGCAGGGTTTGGCGGGCCGCTCAACGTCTTCGAGCTGATGAAAAGCATGATTGAAGCGGGAGCAGCCGGCGTTCATTTCGAGGATCAGCTCGCTTCCGAGAAAAAATGCGGCCATATGGGCGGGAAAGTGCTGATTCCCACCCAGGCGGCAGTTCGCAACCTGATCTCGGCCCGGTTCGCGGCAGACGTGATGGGAGTTCCGACGATCATCGTGGCACGCACCGATGCCAATGGCGCTTTCCTGATCACGAGCGACATCGATGAGCAGGATCGTCCATTCCTTACCGGGGAACGTACCCCCGAAGGATTCTTCCGTCTGCGCGGCGGACTCGATGCGGCGATTGCCCGCGGTCTGGCTTACGCTCCATACGCCGACCTGATCTGGTGCGAGACGTCCGAGCCAAACCTGGAGGAAGCACGCCGTTTTGCCGAAGCCATCCATGCGAAATATCCCGGAAAGCTGCTTGCCTACAACTGCTCGCCGTCCTTCAACTGGAAGAAGAAGCTGGACGAAGCTTCGATCGCACGCTTCCAGGAAGAGTTGGGCGAGATGGGCTACAAATTCCAGTTCGTGACCTTGGCAGGCTTCCACGCCTTGAACTACAGCATGTTCGAGTTGGCCAGAGGCTATCGCGACCGCGGCATGGCGGCATACTCCGAGCTGCAGCAAGCGGAGTTCGCCAGCGAGGTGCACGGCTATACGGCGACCCGCCACCAGCGCGAGGTAGGCACCGGGTACTTCGACGAGGTCGCACAGGTCATCGCAGGAGGGAATTCCTCCACGACGGCATTGACCGGATCGACAGAGGAAGAGCAGTTTGCCCACCAGTGA
- the aceB gene encoding malate synthase A, producing the protein MTTIPTNPYPLELSITGEMHEGYREILTPEAIQFIIKLEREFGDRRLQLLAARQERQQQLDAGKRPDFLPETEEIRKGDWTVAPLPRDLQDRRVEITGPAGDRKMVINALNSGARLFMADFEDANSPTWENTIQGQINMKDAVRRNISYTSPEGKHYALNEKTAVLIVRPRGWHLDEKHIALDDRPISGSLFDFGLYFYHNVQALLANGTAPYFYLPKLESHLEARLWNDVFLFAQDELHIPRGTIRATVLIETILAAFEMDEILYELRDHSAGLNCGRWDYIFSYIKKLRNQPDVITPDRAQVTMTVPFMKAYTSLAVKTCHRRQAPCIGGMAAQIPVKNDPVKNEEAIAKVRADKEREAYDGHDGTWVAHPALVPVAMEVFNRLMREPNQIWYKREDVQVTAGDLLAVPEGVITEEGVRTNISVGLQYVEAWLRGFGAVPINNLMEDAATAEISRAQVWHWIRHPRGVLQDGRKVTEGLVKQWLSEELQALKTAMGPERYDASKLSQAGELFLSLVTEDEFEDFLTVPGYRYLS; encoded by the coding sequence TTGACTACTATACCGACCAATCCGTATCCACTGGAGCTGAGCATCACTGGTGAAATGCACGAAGGGTATCGAGAAATTCTCACGCCGGAAGCGATCCAATTCATCATCAAGCTGGAAAGGGAGTTCGGAGACAGGCGGCTGCAGCTGCTCGCCGCACGTCAGGAGCGGCAACAGCAGCTGGACGCCGGAAAACGGCCGGACTTCTTGCCGGAAACCGAGGAGATCCGGAAAGGGGATTGGACGGTAGCCCCCTTGCCTCGTGACTTGCAGGATCGGCGCGTAGAAATTACAGGTCCGGCGGGCGATCGGAAAATGGTCATCAATGCACTCAATTCCGGGGCGCGACTCTTCATGGCCGACTTCGAAGACGCCAACTCGCCTACGTGGGAAAACACAATTCAAGGCCAGATCAATATGAAGGACGCAGTTCGCCGCAACATTTCCTACACCAGCCCCGAAGGCAAGCATTACGCGCTTAACGAAAAAACAGCGGTACTGATCGTCCGTCCCCGGGGATGGCACCTCGATGAAAAGCACATCGCTCTGGACGACAGGCCGATTTCGGGCAGCCTGTTCGACTTTGGACTCTATTTTTACCACAATGTGCAGGCTCTTCTGGCGAACGGCACAGCCCCCTACTTTTATTTGCCCAAGCTGGAAAGCCATCTGGAAGCTCGTCTCTGGAACGATGTGTTCCTTTTCGCCCAGGATGAGCTCCACATTCCACGCGGCACCATCCGGGCCACGGTATTGATCGAGACGATTCTCGCCGCCTTTGAAATGGACGAAATTTTGTACGAGCTGCGCGATCACAGCGCCGGACTCAACTGCGGACGGTGGGATTACATTTTCAGCTACATCAAAAAGCTGCGCAACCAGCCGGATGTCATCACACCCGACCGCGCTCAAGTGACGATGACGGTGCCTTTTATGAAGGCGTACACATCTCTTGCAGTAAAGACATGCCACAGACGGCAGGCGCCTTGCATCGGCGGGATGGCCGCGCAGATTCCGGTCAAGAACGACCCGGTCAAAAATGAAGAGGCGATCGCCAAGGTACGCGCCGACAAAGAGCGGGAGGCATACGACGGGCACGACGGGACATGGGTAGCGCATCCGGCCCTGGTGCCAGTGGCGATGGAAGTGTTCAACCGCCTGATGAGGGAACCCAACCAGATCTGGTACAAACGCGAGGATGTGCAAGTGACGGCCGGCGACCTGCTGGCTGTGCCGGAAGGTGTGATCACCGAGGAAGGGGTCCGCACGAATATCAGTGTCGGTCTGCAATACGTCGAGGCTTGGCTGCGCGGCTTTGGCGCCGTGCCCATCAACAATCTGATGGAGGACGCTGCGACCGCGGAAATTTCCCGGGCACAAGTCTGGCACTGGATTCGTCATCCCCGAGGCGTCTTGCAGGATGGGCGCAAGGTGACGGAGGGCCTGGTCAAACAATGGCTAAGCGAAGAGCTGCAGGCATTGAAAACGGCGATGGGGCCGGAGCGCTACGATGCGAGCAAGCTATCGCAGGCAGGCGAGCTGTTCCTTTCGCTCGTGACCGAGGATGAATTCGAAGACTTCTTGACCGTTCCAGGCTACCGCTATCTTTCCTGA